A section of the Elizabethkingia anophelis R26 genome encodes:
- a CDS encoding RagB/SusD family nutrient uptake outer membrane protein — MRKNILKVMLFACLGISMVSCNNMLDVDPQDALDTEKVYSSVSNFEKGVLGSYSLYSPEYSVLIGSIMADECRLNPRNNGVNGFGNLLSRWEYTSEDDILLKAWKNYYADIYSINLLLENAGKVPVRNEQERSKKKSLVAELYGLRAMIHFELHRNFGASDADGNEALTIPYITDTDVNKKPGKISLSKFYEYIWLDLERTKDIDETVDFRMNKNAVTALEARVALYQKNYIVALAKSTQIINQFPLSDLSQYENIWKDKSPSEVIFRLKRSNDNKLRPNTLWEDYAAGRKFFQPSYKLMNSYTDSDIRLSNFNFNKDENTEEEFINKYPGNDFSDKVNDVKVFRVSEMYLIRAEVNFFLNRKDAALQDIHELRKHRISNSAELNTIDLNTILNERYLELSYEGHRYYDLKRLKLPVKRLEKDLAAEGDQKDLNSNDKAYILPVPLKETIVNPNLK, encoded by the coding sequence ATGCGTAAAAATATATTAAAAGTAATGCTTTTTGCCTGTCTGGGTATAAGTATGGTAAGTTGTAATAATATGTTGGATGTCGATCCGCAGGATGCTTTAGATACAGAAAAAGTCTATTCATCCGTAAGTAACTTCGAAAAAGGAGTGTTGGGTAGTTACAGCCTATATTCTCCGGAGTATAGTGTCCTTATAGGATCTATAATGGCTGATGAATGCCGTCTGAATCCCCGGAATAATGGAGTAAATGGATTCGGAAACTTATTGAGTCGCTGGGAGTACACATCTGAAGATGATATTTTGCTAAAAGCATGGAAAAACTACTATGCGGATATTTACAGTATTAACCTGCTTTTGGAAAATGCTGGTAAAGTACCTGTACGAAACGAACAGGAGAGAAGTAAGAAAAAATCTTTGGTTGCAGAATTATATGGATTACGGGCAATGATACATTTTGAGTTACATCGGAACTTTGGTGCATCGGATGCTGATGGTAATGAGGCTTTAACTATTCCATATATTACGGACACCGATGTTAATAAGAAACCTGGTAAAATCAGTTTGTCAAAATTTTATGAGTATATATGGCTGGACTTAGAACGCACAAAAGATATAGATGAAACTGTAGATTTCCGGATGAATAAAAATGCGGTTACAGCTTTGGAAGCAAGGGTTGCATTGTACCAGAAAAATTATATTGTTGCTCTGGCGAAATCAACACAAATCATTAATCAGTTTCCCTTATCAGATTTAAGCCAGTATGAGAACATTTGGAAAGATAAATCTCCTTCGGAAGTCATCTTCCGTCTGAAGAGAAGTAATGATAATAAGCTAAGACCAAATACGCTATGGGAGGATTATGCGGCAGGACGTAAATTCTTTCAACCTTCTTATAAATTAATGAATAGTTATACAGATTCCGATATCCGTTTAAGCAATTTTAATTTTAATAAGGACGAAAATACAGAAGAGGAGTTTATTAATAAATATCCCGGAAATGACTTTAGTGATAAGGTGAATGATGTTAAGGTTTTCCGTGTATCTGAAATGTATCTGATTCGTGCAGAAGTCAATTTTTTCCTGAACAGAAAGGATGCCGCTTTGCAGGATATACATGAATTGAGAAAACACAGAATCAGCAATAGTGCAGAACTGAATACTATTGATCTGAATACTATACTAAACGAAAGGTACCTCGAACTATCTTATGAAGGACATCGCTATTATGATCTGAAAAGGTTAAAGCTTCCGGTTAAGAGACTGGAAAAAGATCTGGCAGCTGAGGGAGATCAAAAAGATTTAAATAGTAATGATAAAGCTTATATTCTTCCTGTACCGTTAAAGGAAACTATTGTCAACCCTAACCTGAAATAA
- a CDS encoding DUF3276 family protein produces the protein MSDYKERQENEIFTKVLKAGRRTYFFDVRETKAGDYYLTITESKKNFSENGEASFEKHKIYLYKEDFKSFSELFNESTNFILDEKGEEVISERHNKDYKTTTNSFTIDTDEEL, from the coding sequence ATGAGCGATTACAAGGAACGCCAGGAGAATGAGATTTTCACAAAAGTGTTAAAGGCAGGTAGAAGGACTTATTTCTTCGATGTGAGAGAAACAAAAGCAGGAGATTATTACCTGACAATCACAGAGAGTAAAAAGAATTTCTCAGAAAATGGAGAAGCAAGCTTCGAGAAACACAAAATTTACCTTTACAAAGAAGATTTCAAAAGTTTTTCAGAATTATTCAATGAATCAACAAACTTCATCCTAGACGAAAAAGGAGAAGAAGTTATTTCTGAAAGACATAACAAAGACTACAAAACAACTACTAATTCTTTCACAATAGATACTGACGAAGAATTATAG